One segment of Erigeron canadensis isolate Cc75 chromosome 2, C_canadensis_v1, whole genome shotgun sequence DNA contains the following:
- the LOC122588160 gene encoding uncharacterized protein LOC122588160 gives MTKHFIAPLPPTRPKVYDVDALNFKKVVHALTSTPEFLYSSSSNHTHRRHLKDIAPPPLVLSTLPKQSLFPTQPPVVEFSTTTEEEKSNHDPLLPEFYSCLKNETLLGSDTTFGSKSSLVHDDDENEMDYLGSSVGFSYDDPYSHPTMSSPLRFSMSPNSLSWCYSGLLSPGTLSAVL, from the coding sequence ATGACCAAGCACTTCATCGCACCATTGCCCCCAACCCGACCTAAAGTTTACGATGTCGATGCTCTCAACTTCAAGAAAGTCGTGCATGCGCTCACGAGCACCCCCGAATTTCTATACTCATCATCATCTAATCATACGCATCGCCGTCATCTAAAAGACATTGCTCCGCCACCTCTTGTACTTTCCACATTACCAAAACAATCTTTATTTCCCACACAGCCACCTGTAGTAGAATTTAGTACTACTACTGAAGAAGAAAAGTCAAACCATGACCCACTACTACCGGAATTTTACAGCTGCTTGAAGAATGAAACATTATTGGGATCGGATACCACGTTTGGTTCAAAGTCATCACTAgtacatgatgatgatgagaatgAGATGGATTATTTGGGCTCATCGGTTGGGTTCAGCTATGATGACCCATACTCTCATCCCACGATGAGTAGTCCATTGCGGTTCAGTATGTCGCCTAACTCACTCTCGTGGTGTTATTCGGGTCTTCTCAGCCCAGGAACACTTTCTGCGGTCCTTTAA
- the LOC122589508 gene encoding uncharacterized protein LOC122589508 encodes MEQFSFSYTATSSSSSNKLPKAMKSSRTTSYHDSIHSVRKTIQKPLTKQFIAPLPPTPAKVYKVESSDFKEAVRRLTSTPEFQSQSIRRLKDIAPPPLVLSTIPKPSLFPKPSPPPPSEGGGGTVSPFSAFTLSPDFCKFLNETLDTNRFISKSSPPVVDYFGGLSPLKLSPGPKAYNALMSPLGFSTLSPSSISWCSSLLLSPN; translated from the coding sequence ATGGAACAATTTAGTTTTTCCTACACTGCTACATCTTCCTCGTCTTCAAACAAGTTACCAAAAGCAATGAAATCTAGCCGAACAACATCGTACCATGATTCTATCCATTCGGTCCGCAAAACTATCCAAAAACCTCTAACCAAACAATTTATAGCACCATTACCACCCACTCCAGCTAAAGTTTATAAAGTTGAATCTTCCGATTTCAAGGAAGCCGTTCGTAGGCTCACTAGCACCCCCGAGTTTCAATCTCAATCTATACGTCGCCTTAAAGACATCGCTCCTCCACCTTTAGTTCTCTCTACCATACCAAAACCATCATTATTTCCTAAACCATCACCTCCACCGCCTTCAGAAGGCGGTGGAGGGACGGTGAGCCCATTTTCGGCCTTCACCCTGTCCCCGGATTTTTGCAAGTTTTTGAATGAAACACTTGACACTAATAGGTTTATATCCAAGTCGTCACCGCCTGTTGTGGACTATTTTGGGGGTTTAAGTCCGTTAAAGTTATCACCTGGACCAAAGGCTTATAATGCACTCATGAGCCCATTAGGATTCAGTACGTTGTCACCATCCTCGATCTCGTGGTGCTCTTCGCTACTATTGAGCCCCAATTAA